A region of Anaerohalosphaeraceae bacterium DNA encodes the following proteins:
- a CDS encoding asparagine--tRNA ligase, with translation MAMKTWISDLQNHVGNEVRLNGWLYNSRPSGKVQFLIVRDGTGFCQCIVEKGKIPDDLYEALEHLGQESSLSVAGIVRAEPRSPGGYELLVTDAQIHQAAKDYPITPKEHGIDFLLQNRHLHLRSRRPWCIGRIRHTVIDAIRRFFNDRGFILVDTPIFTTIAGEGEQTLFEVDYFGQPLHLTQTGQLYLESAAMSFGRVYCFGPTFRAEKSKTRRHLTEFWMVEPEVAYIDLNGLLELAEGLVCSIVQRVLSDNRAELEMLGADIAGLEKVQPPFVRLTYTQAAEILTSPATQEFMKRQLSEFQAQKEALEKELAQLQEQENKGGLKKWQQEKNARRIVEIRSDLDELETKIQNNPKHAELAASFRWGKDLGGSDETILSLMHEKPVFVTHYPKEAKAFYMKADRANERVVENFDLLAPAGFGEIIGGSVREDDYDRLLKRIQEEGYNPQNYWWYLDLRRYGSVPHGGFGLGVERTVAWITGERHIRQCIAFPRLMDKVYL, from the coding sequence ATGGCGATGAAAACGTGGATTTCAGATTTGCAAAATCATGTCGGCAATGAAGTGCGTCTGAACGGCTGGCTGTACAACAGCCGGCCCAGCGGCAAGGTTCAGTTTCTGATTGTGCGGGACGGCACGGGCTTCTGCCAGTGTATCGTCGAAAAGGGCAAAATCCCCGATGACCTCTACGAAGCCCTCGAGCATCTGGGGCAGGAATCGTCTCTGTCGGTGGCGGGGATTGTTCGGGCCGAGCCGCGCAGCCCGGGCGGCTATGAACTGCTGGTTACGGATGCCCAAATCCATCAGGCGGCCAAAGACTATCCCATTACCCCCAAAGAGCACGGCATCGATTTTCTTCTCCAGAACCGCCATCTTCATCTGCGGAGCCGCCGGCCCTGGTGCATCGGACGCATCCGCCATACCGTCATTGACGCCATCCGGCGATTCTTTAACGACCGGGGCTTTATCCTCGTGGATACCCCGATTTTTACCACGATTGCCGGCGAGGGCGAACAGACCCTCTTTGAGGTCGATTATTTCGGCCAGCCCCTGCATCTGACCCAGACGGGGCAATTGTATCTGGAGTCGGCGGCGATGAGTTTCGGGCGGGTCTATTGTTTCGGTCCGACCTTCCGCGCGGAAAAAAGCAAGACCCGCCGGCACCTGACGGAGTTCTGGATGGTCGAGCCCGAAGTCGCCTATATCGACTTAAACGGCCTTCTGGAACTGGCCGAGGGACTGGTTTGCTCGATTGTGCAGCGGGTCCTGTCCGACAACCGCGCAGAGCTGGAGATGCTCGGCGCCGACATCGCCGGACTCGAAAAGGTGCAGCCGCCGTTTGTTCGGCTCACCTACACCCAGGCCGCCGAAATCCTCACCAGTCCGGCAACGCAGGAGTTTATGAAGCGGCAGCTGTCTGAGTTTCAGGCCCAAAAGGAGGCTCTCGAAAAAGAACTGGCCCAGCTCCAGGAGCAGGAGAACAAAGGCGGTCTGAAAAAATGGCAGCAGGAGAAGAACGCCCGCCGCATCGTCGAAATCCGCAGTGATTTGGACGAACTGGAAACGAAAATCCAGAACAATCCCAAGCACGCCGAGCTGGCGGCCTCCTTCCGTTGGGGCAAGGATTTGGGCGGCTCGGATGAGACCATTCTGTCTTTGATGCACGAAAAACCCGTCTTCGTCACGCACTATCCCAAAGAAGCCAAGGCCTTTTATATGAAGGCCGACCGCGCCAACGAGCGTGTCGTCGAAAACTTTGACCTGCTGGCGCCGGCCGGTTTTGGAGAAATTATCGGCGGCTCCGTCCGCGAGGATGACTATGACCGGCTGCTCAAGCGGATTCAGGAAGAAGGATACAACCCGCAGAACTACTGGTGGTACCTGGATTTGCGCCGGTACGGCTCGGTTCCGCACGGCGGCTTTGGGCTGGGCGTGGAGCGCACCGTCGCCTGGATTACGGGCGAACGGCATATCCGCCAATGCATCGCCTTCCCGCGACTAATGGACAAAGTCTATCTGTAA
- a CDS encoding peptidylprolyl isomerase produces MKLVRPLALWMALAGIAVLTGCKDEKTQPQPAAAPAPAGPSEPAAEKAAPAPALTPAADAVVVTVNGQAIMESKVAQEVEKRVQARLKMVPPGMEVPQERIQMLRDQTRRQVTEMLVDLALIEMALKEKNIQVAPEQAEQEMKKFAEENGLTLEAMLEQITASGMSVDDVKEQFLTRAKVEALMKAELGDLKATEAEAKTYYDEHQQEFAQPELVTASHILLRTQGKTEEEKAQIRQKMEGILQRARAGEDFAALAKEYSEDPGSKDRGGEYTFPRGQMVKPFEDAAFSLQNGQISDIVETQYGYHIIKRTDHKDAGTQSFDEVKETLIGRLTDQKEQEGWQQIKAKLRAAAKIEWSPEEQARQQAFEQQMQMMQQMRAAQPAPAPQPQQPPQPQQ; encoded by the coding sequence ATGAAATTGGTTAGGCCGCTTGCTCTGTGGATGGCTCTGGCTGGAATCGCTGTCCTGACAGGATGCAAAGACGAAAAAACTCAGCCGCAGCCGGCGGCTGCTCCCGCCCCTGCTGGCCCATCCGAACCAGCCGCCGAAAAAGCCGCTCCGGCGCCGGCACTGACTCCTGCCGCAGATGCCGTAGTTGTCACGGTGAACGGGCAGGCCATTATGGAATCCAAAGTCGCTCAGGAAGTCGAAAAGCGGGTGCAGGCCCGGCTGAAGATGGTCCCGCCGGGAATGGAAGTGCCCCAGGAGCGCATCCAAATGCTTCGCGATCAGACCCGCCGGCAGGTGACGGAAATGCTGGTGGACCTGGCCCTGATTGAGATGGCCCTCAAAGAGAAAAACATCCAGGTAGCCCCGGAGCAGGCCGAGCAGGAAATGAAAAAGTTCGCGGAGGAAAACGGTCTGACCCTCGAAGCCATGCTCGAGCAGATTACCGCTTCCGGCATGTCCGTGGACGATGTCAAAGAGCAATTTCTCACACGGGCCAAAGTGGAGGCCCTGATGAAGGCGGAACTGGGAGACCTGAAGGCCACGGAAGCGGAAGCCAAAACCTACTATGACGAGCATCAGCAGGAATTTGCGCAGCCCGAACTGGTGACCGCCAGCCATATCCTGCTTCGCACGCAGGGCAAGACCGAGGAAGAAAAAGCCCAGATTCGGCAAAAGATGGAGGGCATCCTCCAGCGGGCTCGGGCCGGGGAGGATTTTGCCGCATTAGCAAAAGAATATTCGGAAGATCCGGGCTCCAAAGACCGCGGCGGCGAGTACACCTTCCCGCGCGGCCAGATGGTCAAGCCCTTCGAAGATGCCGCATTCTCCCTGCAGAACGGACAAATCAGCGACATCGTCGAAACCCAGTACGGCTACCACATCATCAAAAGAACCGACCACAAAGATGCCGGAACACAGTCTTTTGACGAGGTCAAGGAAACCCTTATCGGGCGTCTGACAGACCAGAAAGAACAAGAGGGCTGGCAGCAGATTAAGGCCAAACTCCGGGCTGCCGCCAAGATAGAATGGTCCCCGGAAGAACAGGCCCGACAGCAGGCCTTTGAGCAGCAGATGCAGATGATGCAGCAGATGCGGGCCGCTCAGCCGGCGCCGGCTCCCCAGCCGCAGCAGCCCCCGCAGCCGCAGCAGTAA
- a CDS encoding YbaK/EbsC family protein has translation MNVIDYLNEQQTKYEVVQHKPAYTAEQLSRVEHLPAPQVAKTVVVEADGRFYLCVLPADRKIDFFALQKHLNANQVRLADEDQMALLFLDAEVGAEVPFGHLYNLPTLLDKALLRDKEISFLAGRHDVSVHMKMEDYLRLARPSVLKFSYPAQAERFLDPYFFDPYLDNNFLP, from the coding sequence ATGAATGTGATTGATTATCTGAATGAGCAGCAGACAAAGTATGAAGTGGTTCAACACAAGCCTGCTTATACGGCCGAACAGCTGTCACGGGTGGAGCATCTGCCTGCCCCCCAGGTGGCCAAGACGGTGGTGGTGGAGGCGGACGGGCGGTTTTATCTCTGCGTGCTGCCGGCGGACCGGAAGATTGACTTTTTTGCTCTTCAAAAACATCTGAACGCCAATCAGGTACGTCTGGCGGATGAAGATCAGATGGCCCTGCTGTTTTTGGATGCGGAGGTCGGGGCAGAAGTTCCTTTCGGGCATTTGTACAACCTTCCGACCTTGCTGGACAAAGCGCTTTTGAGAGACAAGGAAATTTCTTTTTTGGCCGGCAGACATGATGTTTCCGTCCATATGAAGATGGAGGATTATCTGCGGCTGGCCCGTCCGAGTGTTTTGAAGTTTTCTTATCCGGCACAGGCGGAGCGGTTTCTGGACCCGTATTTTTTCGACCCGTATTTGGACAATAATTTTCTCCCGTAA
- the nrdR gene encoding transcriptional regulator NrdR, protein MRCPFCKEDQDRVIDSRSSEGGRIIRRRRQCLVCKRRFTTYEKVGETYKLSVIKKDGSRVPYEREKIIAGLQKACYKRPVSAEQMQEIADKIEEEVFRNFDKEVSSRFLGEAAMRHLRKVDKVAYIRFASVYRDFKDAGELLDEVHQVLQEPDLSDQPGLFGH, encoded by the coding sequence GTGAGATGTCCATTCTGCAAAGAAGACCAGGATCGGGTGATTGATTCACGTTCGAGTGAGGGAGGGCGCATTATCCGCCGCCGCCGGCAGTGCCTGGTCTGCAAGCGTCGGTTTACCACCTACGAAAAAGTCGGGGAAACCTACAAACTGAGCGTCATCAAAAAAGACGGCTCCCGTGTTCCGTACGAGCGGGAAAAGATTATCGCCGGTCTTCAGAAGGCCTGTTATAAGCGTCCCGTATCGGCCGAACAGATGCAGGAGATTGCCGACAAAATCGAAGAAGAGGTCTTCCGCAATTTTGACAAAGAGGTTTCCTCGCGTTTTCTGGGTGAGGCGGCGATGCGCCATTTGCGGAAGGTGGATAAAGTGGCCTATATCCGTTTTGCCAGCGTCTATCGGGATTTCAAGGATGCCGGAGAGCTGCTGGATGAGGTTCATCAGGTTCTTCAGGAGCCGGACCTGTCGGACCAGCCGGGTTTGTTCGGGCATTAA
- a CDS encoding MerR family transcriptional regulator, protein MFSIGQAASKAGVSRQTVQYYLMVGLLEPTEVTATGRRFFDEKAIETIRLIHQMNDTGYTLRDIREIFLEKRKNEGKGPSK, encoded by the coding sequence TTGTTCAGTATTGGACAGGCGGCATCCAAAGCCGGTGTATCTCGACAGACTGTCCAGTATTATTTGATGGTAGGATTGCTGGAGCCGACGGAAGTGACAGCAACGGGCCGTCGGTTCTTTGATGAGAAGGCGATTGAGACGATACGTCTGATTCATCAGATGAATGATACCGGATATACCCTGCGGGATATCCGGGAGATATTTCTGGAAAAACGAAAGAACGAGGGAAAAGGACCGTCAAAATGA
- a CDS encoding type II secretion system F family protein: protein MADPKIQFYHSLSTLLRAGVPILRALPLSSRVLRGSWRRMAQSLDADVRKRMSLADSLARRKRYFEPLEIELVRTGEQTGQLAEILEQLSQWREFLRQIKRTFWSGMALPIVYIHSAALALPLQILGKAILHKEGEIADYFYSVAGILSIFYVPAALTAAAVYLTPSQGFFRKMYDSALCAVPVMGKAVINLSLSRFAKTFAMLYGAGVPIVQASEQAMRNCGNWLVQQRLKGGCLNVRKGLLMSAGFAPTVDAQFREIWLVGEETGELEESAQRLGNMYAERAETSIRVFARTFPVLIYLLIMGVLAFLVFQGFLSIYGTILS, encoded by the coding sequence GTGGCAGACCCGAAGATTCAATTCTATCATAGTTTGTCCACACTGCTGAGGGCTGGTGTTCCGATTCTGCGGGCTTTGCCGCTTTCTTCCCGAGTCCTGCGCGGGTCCTGGCGGCGGATGGCTCAGTCGCTTGATGCCGACGTTCGAAAGAGAATGTCGCTGGCCGACAGTCTGGCTCGGAGGAAGCGATATTTTGAACCGCTGGAGATTGAGCTGGTCCGCACGGGAGAACAGACTGGACAGCTGGCGGAAATTCTGGAACAGCTGAGCCAATGGCGGGAATTCCTTCGTCAAATTAAACGAACGTTCTGGTCCGGGATGGCCTTGCCGATTGTGTACATCCATTCCGCGGCGCTGGCGCTTCCCCTTCAGATTTTAGGGAAAGCGATTCTGCACAAGGAGGGTGAGATTGCGGATTATTTCTATTCCGTGGCCGGGATTTTGTCCATTTTTTATGTTCCGGCCGCACTGACGGCCGCCGCCGTGTACCTGACGCCTTCGCAGGGGTTTTTTCGAAAGATGTATGATTCGGCGCTCTGTGCCGTGCCGGTGATGGGGAAAGCCGTAATCAATCTTTCTCTGAGCCGGTTTGCCAAAACGTTTGCGATGCTGTACGGTGCAGGTGTGCCGATTGTCCAGGCCTCCGAGCAGGCCATGCGAAACTGCGGCAACTGGCTGGTCCAGCAGCGGTTGAAGGGAGGATGCCTGAATGTCAGAAAAGGATTGTTGATGAGTGCAGGGTTTGCTCCGACGGTGGATGCGCAATTTCGTGAAATCTGGCTGGTCGGGGAGGAAACGGGAGAACTGGAAGAATCCGCCCAGCGGCTGGGGAATATGTATGCCGAGCGGGCCGAAACGAGCATCAGGGTCTTTGCCCGAACATTCCCGGTTTTGATTTATCTGCTCATTATGGGCGTTTTGGCCTTTCTGGTGTTTCAGGGGTTTCTGTCCATTTACGGGACAATATTGTCCTAA
- a CDS encoding PTS sugar transporter subunit IIA codes for MKLSDLIKPECIQTGMVIEDKAIALCEIAALAKKSPLCRHISEEDILEALQERETLGSTAFGGQVAIPHCRLKSIQDFVVGAVTIPDGVDFEAADRQKVRLIVFILAPAERPNAHIRLLSSISRALQNPKGVEKMVAAKDAKSLRQMLIRQAGAEIPLEVSSQKSLLHVFVQDEHVFEQILGALAGLETGSLAVLSGENSRTYLSKMPLYAQFAKNESGNGSVCRVILAMIEQRLDNEIIRRIEGITGPLQECSGVMVTIQNLSYAAGSLEP; via the coding sequence ATGAAACTGTCTGATTTGATTAAACCGGAATGCATCCAGACGGGGATGGTGATTGAGGATAAGGCCATTGCCCTTTGTGAGATTGCCGCCCTGGCCAAAAAAAGTCCGCTGTGCCGGCATATCTCGGAGGAGGACATTCTGGAGGCGCTTCAGGAGCGGGAGACGCTTGGGTCAACGGCCTTCGGCGGACAGGTGGCGATACCGCATTGTCGGCTCAAGTCCATTCAGGATTTTGTGGTGGGGGCGGTGACGATTCCGGACGGGGTGGATTTTGAGGCGGCGGACCGTCAGAAAGTCCGGCTGATTGTTTTTATTCTGGCGCCGGCGGAGCGGCCGAATGCTCATATTCGGCTGCTGTCGTCGATTTCACGGGCGCTTCAGAATCCCAAAGGCGTTGAAAAGATGGTGGCCGCCAAAGACGCCAAGTCGCTTCGGCAGATGCTGATTCGCCAGGCCGGTGCGGAGATTCCGCTGGAGGTGTCCAGTCAGAAGAGTCTGCTGCATGTGTTTGTGCAGGATGAGCACGTGTTTGAGCAGATTCTCGGAGCGCTGGCCGGGCTGGAAACCGGCTCTCTGGCGGTGCTGAGCGGGGAGAACAGCCGTACCTACTTGTCGAAGATGCCGCTGTATGCCCAGTTTGCCAAGAATGAAAGCGGGAACGGGTCGGTGTGTCGGGTGATTTTGGCGATGATTGAGCAGCGGCTGGACAATGAAATTATTCGGCGGATTGAAGGCATTACCGGCCCCCTGCAGGAATGCAGCGGGGTGATGGTGACGATTCAGAATCTGTCGTATGCGGCCGGCTCGCTCGAACCGTAA
- a CDS encoding ferritin family protein: MLKFRTFDEVLDFAIVQEKAAQQFYAKLAQEVRDPAVREFYQQLTAEEKEHEKRLISLKGYAYALREPDLRDLSESGYLDAMPVPEDVSLKEALQFAIRKERSAEHLYSLLADLVQQEELEQLFRVLSGQELHHRQVFEKRLVALEENEKKGSSSAFEGLKSPE; encoded by the coding sequence ATGCTGAAATTTCGCACATTTGACGAAGTTTTGGATTTTGCAATCGTTCAGGAAAAGGCGGCCCAGCAGTTTTATGCCAAGCTGGCCCAGGAGGTTCGGGACCCCGCCGTCAGGGAGTTTTACCAGCAATTGACGGCGGAAGAAAAGGAGCACGAAAAACGCCTGATTTCCCTGAAAGGATATGCCTATGCCCTCCGGGAGCCGGACTTGCGGGATTTATCGGAGAGCGGGTATCTGGATGCTATGCCCGTGCCGGAAGATGTGAGTCTGAAGGAAGCCCTGCAGTTTGCGATTCGTAAAGAACGCTCTGCGGAGCACTTGTATTCACTTTTAGCGGATTTGGTCCAGCAGGAGGAACTGGAGCAGCTGTTTCGGGTTTTGTCAGGACAAGAGTTGCATCATCGGCAGGTTTTTGAGAAACGCCTGGTGGCGCTGGAAGAAAATGAAAAAAAGGGCTCATCGAGTGCTTTTGAGGGTCTAAAAAGCCCTGAATAA
- a CDS encoding uroporphyrinogen decarboxylase family protein, with the protein MPALTSRQRLQAILDRKMPDRLCVDFGAGGQTGMGVCAVHRLRQAVLGEPDYRVKVIEPYQMLGEIDEPLRLALGLDVVGVHPRCNMFGFENTGWKPFRMPADGTEVLVPEQFNWTTDAKGDLLMYPQGDTTIPPCAKMPKHSWFWDSIRRQEPIVEEKLDWRDNCEEFGLLSEADIAHFKRQVDWYYENTDAGIYLTFPGLAFGDIALVPAPWLKHPRGIRDVEEWYVSTVTRRDYVYKVFEYQCEIGLKNIERLAAALGDKVQVVFVSGTDFGTQRGPFISPQMYRDLYKPFQKAVNDKIHKLTKWKIFIHSCGSIYPLIPDLIEAGFDVLNPVQCSAADMDPVRLKNEFGDQLVFWGGGVDTQQTLPFGTPEEVYRQVRERIDIFSRNGGYVFNSIHNVQSNVPTKNLLAMFRAIDDARK; encoded by the coding sequence ATGCCGGCTTTGACTTCTCGACAGCGTCTTCAGGCGATTCTGGACCGCAAAATGCCGGATCGGCTCTGTGTTGATTTTGGAGCCGGGGGGCAGACCGGGATGGGGGTTTGTGCCGTTCATCGCCTTCGGCAGGCGGTGCTGGGAGAGCCGGATTATCGTGTTAAGGTCATCGAGCCCTATCAGATGCTCGGGGAGATTGATGAGCCGCTGCGTTTGGCGCTGGGGCTGGATGTCGTGGGCGTCCATCCCCGCTGCAATATGTTCGGCTTTGAGAACACCGGCTGGAAGCCCTTTCGAATGCCCGCCGACGGCACGGAGGTCCTTGTGCCGGAGCAATTCAACTGGACGACGGATGCCAAGGGCGACCTGCTGATGTACCCGCAGGGCGACACAACCATTCCGCCCTGTGCCAAAATGCCCAAACACAGCTGGTTCTGGGATTCGATTCGACGCCAGGAGCCGATCGTCGAGGAGAAACTGGACTGGCGGGACAATTGCGAGGAGTTCGGGCTGCTCTCCGAGGCCGACATTGCCCATTTCAAGCGGCAGGTCGATTGGTATTACGAAAACACCGACGCCGGCATTTACCTGACTTTTCCCGGACTGGCCTTCGGCGATATTGCCCTCGTGCCCGCCCCCTGGCTTAAACACCCCAGGGGCATCCGCGATGTTGAGGAATGGTACGTCTCGACGGTAACCCGACGGGATTATGTGTATAAGGTGTTTGAGTATCAGTGTGAAATCGGGCTGAAGAACATTGAACGGCTGGCTGCCGCGCTGGGTGACAAGGTGCAGGTGGTCTTTGTAAGCGGCACGGATTTCGGCACGCAGCGGGGGCCGTTTATCAGCCCGCAGATGTACCGCGATTTGTACAAACCCTTCCAGAAGGCCGTGAATGACAAAATCCATAAACTGACGAAATGGAAAATCTTTATTCATTCCTGCGGTTCCATTTATCCGCTGATTCCGGACCTGATTGAGGCGGGATTCGATGTGCTCAATCCCGTCCAGTGTTCTGCGGCGGACATGGACCCTGTTCGGCTCAAGAACGAGTTCGGCGACCAATTGGTCTTCTGGGGCGGCGGGGTCGATACCCAGCAGACCCTGCCGTTCGGCACACCCGAGGAGGTTTATCGGCAGGTGCGCGAGCGCATTGACATCTTCAGCCGAAACGGCGGTTATGTCTTTAACAGCATCCACAATGTCCAGAGCAATGTCCCGACCAAAAACCTTCTAGCGATGTTCCGGGCCATCGACGATGCACGGAAATAA
- a CDS encoding sugar porter family MFS transporter codes for MTHAETNVDAGAAEYNRAFLWRVCLVAAMGGLLFGYDWVVVGGAKPFYEPYFQITDDTPFLRGWAQSSALVGCIFGAVLSGVLSDRFGRKRLLIGAGFLFTASALWTAFSQTLTDYSLARILGGLGIGLASNLSPMYIAEMSPAPIRGRLVSINQLTIVIGVLAAQWVNWMLARSHPLSPDASSADILAGWHGRVGWRWMFGAETLPAFGFFVLMFLLPESPRWLVKYGKLNQARAVLAKVGGWEYACQEADSIQATLAKEEIASVRFRDLLEPRLLKIIALGVFLAVFQQWCGINSIFNYAQEIFAAAGYSVGDILFNIVITGTVNLLFTFAAIYTVDRLGRKALMLLGSGGLAGIYAVLGTGYFLQVRGFFMLLLVLAAIAFYAMSLAPITWVIISEIFPNRIRGAAMAVAVLSLWIACTLLTLAFPYLNRSLGPHGTFWLYGAICLFGFFVILKFLPETKGKSLEEIERQFADKAS; via the coding sequence ATGACACACGCAGAAACAAACGTGGATGCCGGGGCCGCTGAATACAACCGGGCCTTTTTGTGGCGGGTTTGTCTGGTGGCCGCTATGGGGGGACTTCTGTTCGGCTATGACTGGGTGGTTGTCGGCGGCGCCAAACCCTTTTACGAACCCTATTTCCAAATTACGGATGACACCCCGTTTCTGCGGGGCTGGGCGCAGAGCAGCGCCCTGGTCGGCTGCATCTTCGGAGCCGTCCTGTCCGGTGTGCTGTCCGACCGCTTCGGACGCAAACGCCTGCTGATTGGGGCGGGCTTTCTGTTTACCGCCTCGGCCCTCTGGACGGCGTTCAGCCAAACGCTGACGGATTATTCGCTGGCCCGCATCCTCGGCGGACTGGGCATCGGTCTGGCCTCCAATCTGTCTCCGATGTACATTGCCGAGATGTCTCCGGCACCCATTCGCGGGCGGTTGGTCTCTATCAACCAGCTGACGATCGTCATCGGCGTTCTGGCAGCACAGTGGGTCAACTGGATGCTGGCCCGCTCGCATCCTTTATCGCCGGATGCCTCCTCGGCGGACATTCTGGCGGGCTGGCACGGCCGGGTCGGCTGGCGGTGGATGTTCGGAGCCGAAACCCTGCCCGCCTTCGGCTTTTTTGTTCTGATGTTCCTGCTGCCGGAAAGCCCGCGCTGGCTGGTCAAATACGGCAAACTCAATCAGGCCCGGGCGGTTCTGGCAAAAGTCGGCGGATGGGAATACGCCTGTCAGGAGGCCGACAGCATTCAGGCAACCCTGGCCAAAGAGGAAATCGCCTCTGTCCGCTTCCGCGACCTGCTGGAGCCGCGTTTGCTGAAAATCATCGCGCTGGGCGTCTTTCTGGCGGTCTTCCAGCAGTGGTGCGGCATCAATTCCATTTTCAACTACGCACAGGAAATCTTCGCCGCCGCGGGCTATTCCGTCGGCGATATCCTGTTCAACATTGTCATCACCGGCACAGTCAATCTGCTCTTTACCTTTGCGGCGATTTACACGGTGGACCGCCTCGGACGAAAGGCCCTGATGCTCCTCGGGTCCGGCGGTCTGGCCGGCATTTATGCCGTCCTCGGCACGGGCTATTTCCTGCAGGTCCGCGGCTTCTTTATGCTCCTGCTGGTTCTGGCGGCGATTGCCTTTTATGCGATGTCCCTGGCCCCGATTACCTGGGTGATTATCTCCGAGATTTTCCCCAACCGCATCCGCGGGGCGGCCATGGCCGTCGCCGTCCTTTCCCTCTGGATTGCCTGCACCCTGCTGACCCTGGCCTTTCCCTATCTGAACCGCTCGCTGGGGCCGCACGGTACATTCTGGCTGTACGGGGCCATCTGTCTTTTCGGCTTTTTTGTCATCCTCAAGTTCCTTCCGGAAACCAAAGGCAAGTCGCTGGAAGAAATCGAGCGGCAGTTTGCAGACAAAGCGAGTTAA
- a CDS encoding glycoside hydrolase family 5 protein: MRKVILFFSGLILLTGVLQAASEEMDIFALNQKIGRGVNIIGYDPIWRSPQQARFKEPYFKMLKDAGFSSVRINLHPFRFMKDEPPHSLDPQWLQTLRWAVEKSLAAGLVAILDLHEYNAMGSDPAAYRGKFLTFWEQISAEFAAAPPTVLFEILNEPNRQLTEELWNDYYRQALAVIRKSNPTRAVIIGPAHYNSVDALPSLQLPEDDRNLIVTIHYYKPMEFTHQGARWTPAYTEKTGIIWPRSAADEEAVVEDFRKVKEWAQKNNRPIFLGEFGAYDKADMDSRVRYISFVARTAEKCGFSWAYWQFDSDFVLYDVENEKWVQPIYNALIP; encoded by the coding sequence ATGCGGAAAGTAATCCTGTTCTTTTCAGGACTTATTCTGTTAACGGGTGTTCTTCAGGCGGCTTCGGAAGAGATGGACATTTTTGCACTCAATCAGAAAATCGGACGCGGCGTGAACATCATCGGCTATGACCCGATTTGGCGCTCGCCGCAGCAGGCCCGCTTTAAAGAGCCGTATTTCAAAATGCTCAAAGACGCCGGCTTTTCGAGCGTCCGCATCAATCTTCATCCGTTCCGGTTTATGAAAGACGAGCCGCCGCATTCGCTGGACCCGCAGTGGCTTCAAACCCTTCGCTGGGCTGTAGAGAAGTCCCTGGCCGCCGGTTTGGTCGCCATCCTCGATCTGCACGAATACAACGCAATGGGCTCCGACCCGGCTGCGTACAGGGGCAAGTTCCTGACTTTTTGGGAGCAGATATCCGCCGAGTTTGCGGCCGCCCCGCCGACCGTGCTCTTTGAGATTCTCAATGAACCCAACCGGCAGCTGACGGAGGAGCTCTGGAATGACTATTATCGTCAGGCCCTGGCCGTCATCCGAAAATCCAATCCCACACGGGCCGTTATCATCGGTCCGGCACACTATAATTCCGTCGATGCCCTCCCTTCGCTGCAGCTGCCGGAGGATGACCGCAATCTGATTGTCACCATCCACTACTACAAGCCGATGGAGTTTACCCATCAGGGGGCACGCTGGACCCCCGCCTACACTGAGAAGACCGGCATCATCTGGCCGCGAAGTGCCGCCGACGAGGAAGCGGTTGTGGAGGATTTCCGAAAGGTCAAAGAATGGGCCCAGAAAAACAACCGCCCCATCTTCCTCGGAGAGTTCGGGGCGTATGACAAGGCCGATATGGACTCACGCGTCCGTTATATCTCTTTTGTCGCCCGCACCGCCGAAAAATGCGGCTTCAGCTGGGCCTATTGGCAATTCGATTCCGATTTTGTCCTTTACGATGTCGAAAACGAAAAGTGGGTTCAACCGATATACAATGCCCTGATTCCATAA